One window from the genome of Amaranthus tricolor cultivar Red isolate AtriRed21 chromosome 9, ASM2621246v1, whole genome shotgun sequence encodes:
- the LOC130823657 gene encoding uncharacterized protein LOC130823657 — translation MEEWEDEPVSLILKKDQPRSNWDDEDVDDDGVKESWEDEDEPEPAPAPVKALEKPAKKTGSKETGKKGKTEVVEDIVLDPVAEKLRQQRLVEEADYKSTTELFAGTSDEKSNKIKSLDNIIPKSENDFLEYAELVSQRLRLHEKSYHYIGLLKAVMRLSMTSLKASDAKEVASSITAIANEKLKAEKEANAGKKKTGLKKKQLHVDKPDDDLVVNAYDDIDDYDFM, via the exons ATGGAGGAGTGGG AGGACGAACCGGTGTCACTAATCCTCAAAAAGGACCAACCTAGGAGTAATTGGGATGATGaagatgttgatgatgatggagTGAAAGAATCTTGggaggatgaagatgaacctGAACCG GCTCCTGCACCGGTTAAAGCACTTGAAAAACCTGCCAAGAAAACTGGATCCAAGGAAAcaggaaaaaaaggaaaaacagaAGTTGTTGAAGATATAGTATTGGATCCTGTAGCAGAGAAACTCCGTCAGCAAAG GCTGGTGGAGGAAGCAGATTATAAGTCTACAACCGAGCTGTTTGCCGGAACAAGTGATGAGAAGagtaataaaattaagagtCTTGACAATATTATACCCAAATCTGAAAATGACTTTTTAGAATATGCTGAACTGGTTTCTCAAAGGCTTCGTCTACATGAA AAAAGTTACCATTACATTGGGTTACTGAAGGCAGTTATGAGACTTTCAATGACTTCATTGAAAGCTTCTGATGCAAAGGAAGTTGCCTCTTCAATTACAGCAATAGCAAATGAAAAGCTGAAGGCAGAGAAAGAGGCCAATGCTGGTAAAAAGAAAACAG GCTTAAAGAAGAAGCAGCTTCATGTTGATAAACCTGATGATGATCTTGTTGTTAATGCCTACGACGATATtgacgactatgattttatgtga
- the LOC130823655 gene encoding cytochrome P450 89A2-like: MEAWFVIIVTTCIAVLLKSFVSLMLTKPKSKSKSKSKPKHPPGPRGYGIISRVQWLSMLSTEREAALKRLSSKFGPIMSVPMSRFPVIFISSRSLAHEALVQNGAVFSDRPKPLLTSKIMSCNQHNISSASYGPNWRLFRRNLTAQILHPSKAKDFGHARKWALDILVNNLENSDHFVGVRVMDHFRFAMFCLLVFMCFGDKLDEYQIKEIEAIQHRLLTSFNGFQILNVWPSFTRFLLRRRWNELFDMKKKQEHFFIPKIRSRMNLLKEAKFPCDQNNNRLVHCYVDSLLALEIPEGDTKRKLTEEQLVSFCSEFLTAGTDTTSTALQWIMANLVKYPNIQSKLFEEIKRVIGEEVEQVCEDELSKMPYLKAIVLEGLRRHPPGHFVLPHSVTHDTELGGYIVPKDSIINFMVADMNMDPEIWENPTEFKPERFLELSEDENCEEFDLTGSREIKMMSFGAGRRICPGLGLAMLHLEYFVANLVWNFEWKEVEGYEVDLSEIQEFTVVMKNPLHAHISPRQNK, translated from the exons ATGGAAGCATGGTTTGTGATCATTGTAACAACATGTATTGCTGTTCTACTAAAGAGTTTTGTTTCATTGATGTTAACTAAACcgaaatcaaaatcaaaatcaaaatcaaaaccgAAACATCCTCCAGGCCCTCGCGGTTATGGCATCATTAGCCGTGTGCAATGGCTCAGTATGTTATCCACAGAACGCGAGGCAGCACTCAAACGACTATCCTCCAAGTTCGGGCCAATAATGAGTGTTCCCATGAGTCGATTTCCTGTCATATTCATTTCTAGTCGTTCTTTGGCTCACGAGGCCTTAGTTCAAAATGGGGCGGTATTTTCTGACCGTCCTAAGCCACTTCTTACATCTAAGATTATGTCTTGTAATCAGCACAATATAAGCTCAGCGAGTTATGGGCCTAATTGGCGATTATTTAGACGAAATCTGACTGCTCAGATTTTGCATCCTTCTAAGGCTAAGGATTTTGGGCATGCCCGAAAATGGGCACTTGATATTCTTGTTAATAATCTCGAAAATTCAGATCATTTTGTTGGTGTTAGGGTGATGGATCATTTTCGGTTTGCCATGTTCTGTTTGcttgtttttatgtgttttgggGATAAATTGGATGAATATCAGATTAAAGAGATTGAAGCAATTCAGCACAGATTGCTGACATCCTTTAATGGATTTCAAATACTCAATGTTTGGCCTTCGTTTACTCGGTTTTTGCTTCGTAGACGTTGGAACGAATTGTTTGACATGAAAAAGAAACAAGAACACTTTTTCATTCCTAAGATTAGATCAAGGATGAACCTTCTTAAGGAGGCTAAGTTCCCTTGTGATCAGAACAATAACAG GTTGGTCCATTGTTACGTGGATAGCTTGTTGGCACTTGAGATCCCAGAGGGTGACACCAAGAGAAAGTTAACAGAAGAGCAACTAGTTTCATTTTGTTCTGAATTCCTCACTGCTGGTACTGATACAACCTCAACAGCCTTGCAATGGATCATGGCAAATCTTGTTAAGTACCCTAATATCCAATCTAAGCTTTTCGAGGAAATCAAACGCGTAATTGGAGAAGAAGTGGAACAAGTTTGCGAAGATGAATTGTCGAAAATGCCTTATCTTAAGGCTATAGTGTTAGAAGGGTTAAGAAGACACCCCCCAGGACACTTTGTTTTACCACATAGTGTGACACATGACACAGAGTTGGGTGGCTACATTGTGCCTAAAGATTCGATCATAAATTTCATGGTTGCGGATATGAATATGGATCCTGAGATTTGGGAGAACCCGACAGAATTCAAACCCGAAAGATTTTTAGAGTTATCAGAAGACGAAAATTGTGAAGAATTTGATCTTACAGGAAGTCGCGAAATTAAGATGATGTCTTTTGGAGCGGGCAGGCGTATATGTCCGGGACTAGGCTTGGCCATGCTACATTTGGAGTATTTTGTGGCTAATTTGGTTTGGAACTTTGAATGGAAAGAAGTGGAAGGCTATGAGGTTGATTTGTCTGAAATCCAAGAATTTACTGTTGTAATGAAGAATCCACTCCATGCCCACATTTCTCCTAGGCAAAATAAATAA
- the LOC130823656 gene encoding cytochrome P450 89A2-like, whose product MKTWFLFIIVTTCIAALLKPFVSLIFTKSKSRFPPGPRGYGIITQLQWLGTSCTGLEAALRRLTHRFGPIINLPISRFPVIFTSSRSFAYEALVKNGAVFADRPKPLLTDKIMTCNQHNISSASYGPNWRLFRRNLTVQILHPSKAKDFGHARKWALDILTDSLKNSSGAHHSDVVMVMDHLRFAMFSLLVFMCFGEQLDECQIKEIEAIQHQLLASFYHFLILNVWPSLTRVLLRSRWNELLDMKKKRAELLIPKIRSRKHLLKEGRISGDQKNRLEKCYVDSLLALEIPEGDTKRKLNEEQIVSFCSEFLNAGTDTTSTALQWIMANLVKYPNIQSKLFEEIKRVIGEEVEQVCEDELSKMPYLKAIVLEGLRRHPPGHFVLPHSVTHDTELGGYIVPKDSIINFMVADMNMDPEIWENPTEFKPERFLELSEDENCEEFDLTGSREIKMMSFGAGRRICPGLGLAMLHLEYFVANLVWNFEWKEVEGYEVDLSEIQEFTVVMKNPLHAHISPRLKHINCPVF is encoded by the exons ATgaaaacatggtttcttttcaTTATTGTAACAACATGCATTGCAGCTCTGCTTAAGCCTTTTGTTTCATTGATCTTTACAAAATCCAAATCGAGATTTCCTCCAGGGCCTCGAGGCTATGGCATCATCACACAACTACAATGGCTCGGTACATCATGTACAGGACTCGAGGCAGCACTTAGACGACTAACCCACAGGTTCGGGCCAATCATCAATCTTCCTATCAGTCGATTTCCTGTCATATTCACTTCTAGTCGATCTTTTGCTTACGAGGCATTAGTTAAAAATGGGGCGGTATTTGCTGACCGTCCTAAGCCACTTCTTACTGATAAGATTATGACTTGTAACCAACACAATATAAGCTCAGCGAGTTATGGGCCTAATTGGCGATTATTTAGGCGAAATCTGACTGTTCAGATCCTGCACCCTTCCAAGGCTAAGGATTTTGGGCATGCCCGAAAATGGGCACTTGATATACTGACTGACAGTCTGAAAAATTCAAGTGGTGCACATCATTCTGATGTTGTGATGGTGATGGATCATCTTCGGTTTGCCATGTTCAGCTTGCTCGTGTTCATGTGTTTCGGGGAACAGTTGGATGAGTGTCAGATTAAAGAGATCGAAGCAATACAACACCAGTTATTGGCATCATTTTATCACTTTTTAATACTCAATGTGTGGCCATCTTTGACTCGGGTTTTGCTTCGCAGTCGTTGGAATGAGCTTCTTGACATGAAGAAGAAACGAGCTGAGTTGTTGATTCCGAAGATTAGATCAAGGAAGCACCTTCTGAAGGAGGGTAGAATCTCTGGTGATCAGAAGAACAG GTTGGAAAAATGTTATGTAGATAGCTTATTGGCATTGGAGATCCCAGAGGGTGACACCAAGAGAAAACTAAATGAAGAGCAAATAGTGAGTTTTTGTTCAGAATTTCTGAATGCAGGAACTGATACAACCTCAACAGCCTTGCAATGGATCATGGCAAATCTTGTTAAGTACCCTAATATCCAATCTAAGCTTTTCGAGGAAATCAAACGCGTAATTGGAGAAGAAGTCGAACAAGTTTGCGAAGATGAATTGTCGAAAATGCCTTATCTTAAGGCTATAGTGTTAGAAGGGCTAAGAAGACACCCCCCAGGACACTTTGTTTTACCACATAGTGTGACACATGACACAGAGTTGGGTGGCTACATTGTGCCTAAAGATTCGATCATAAATTTCATGGTCGCGGATATGAATATGGATCCTGAGATTTGGGAGAACCCGACAGAATTCAAACCCGAAAGATTTTTAGAGTTATCAGAAGACGAAAATTGTGAAGAATTTGATCTTACAGGAAGTCGCGAAATTAAGATGATGTCTTTTGGAGCGGGCAGGCGTATATGTCCGGGACTAGGCTTGGCCATGCTACATTTGGAGTATTTTGTGGCTAATTTGGTTTGGAACTTTGAATGGAAAGAAGTAGAAGGCTATGAGGTTGATTTGTCTGAAATCCAAGAATTTACTGTTGTAATGAAGAATCCACTCCATGCCCACATTTCTCCTAGGCTAAAGCACATAAACTGCCCTGTCTTTTAG